The Nostoc sp. 'Lobaria pulmonaria (5183) cyanobiont' DNA window ATCCAAAAATATTCATACCTAAAAAGCTGATGAAACTAATTAAATCTGAGTACAAACAATCTGAAGAAAAATACTCTCGATTTTTCTCATTTTCTATAGATTTATTGTGTATTGCTAATTTTGATGGTTATTTTAAGTATTTAAATCCAGTATGGACAAAAACATTAGGTTGGTCAATTTATGAACTAGTTGCTAAACCTTTTATCGAATTTATTCACCCTGAAGACCGTGAATCAACTATTGCAGTAGCCCAAAAACTTACACAATCTGTAGACGCAATCAGTTTTGAAAACCGCTATCTTTGTCAGGATGGTTCTTACAAATGGCTATCATGGAATGCAACTGGCTTTACTGAAGAAAAATTGATTTATGCAGTAGCTCGTGATATTACTATTAATAAAAAAAATGAGATAGCGCTAAACAATTCTATCCATGAATTAGAAGCTTTTAAATTTGCCTTAAATGCCCATTCACTGGTAGCTATTACTGATAGAACTGGAAGAATAACCTATGTCAATGACTTATTTTGTAAAGTTTCTCAATATTCTCCAGAAGAACTTTTAGGGCAAGATCATCGGATTATCAATTCTGAATACCACACAAAAGAATTTTTTGCAAATTTATGGAAAACTATTGCTCAAGGAAAAATATGGAAAGGAGAAATTCAAAATAAAGCCAAGGATGGTACTTTTTATTGGGTAGATACTTTGATCGCCCCAATGTTGGGACAAGATGAAAAACCCTATCAATATGTATCAATTCGTACAGATATTACACAGCGCAAGCTTTCAGAGTTAGCTTTATTGGAGCGATCGCGCTTGTCAGTTTTGAGTGCAGAAGTCAGTTTAGCCTTATCTCAAAGTGGCACACTTCCAGAAATTTTGCAAAACTGTACAAATACTATTTCCCAATATCTTGATATCAGTTTTGTTTGTATCTGGACATTTGAAACACAGACAAACCAGTTACAATTGCAGGCTGGCGTTCATTGCACAGATATTAGTTGTAGTGCTTTGAGCGATACCCAAGATTTCCCAGAGCATATCGCTTTAGTCAATAATATTATTGGCTTAATGATTCAAAATCACCAAGCAATTTTTAACGAAGAACTATCAATTAATAATTCCGATAAACTTCTCAATTCTACATTATCAATTTTACGATTTTCTGCTTATCCCCTAATAGTAGAGCAGCAAATAATCGGTATAATGGCTTTATTTAGCAAGCAATTATTTACCGAACCAACTCATAACCTATTAAATTGGATTGCTAATAATATTGCTGTGGCTATTGACAGAATCTGGGCACGAGAAGAAATCTTCAGTCGTCGGGAAGCTTTATTACTGCGTTTAGCTAGCCAAATCCGTAGTTCTCTTAACCTAGATATGATCTTAGAAACTGCTGTGAATGAAATTCGCAGCTTATTACAAATTGACCGTTGCTACTTTCTTTCTTATTTACCGCATCCATCTCAACCAAGCCTAACTATTAGCTATGAAGCACGAAACCCTAACTTGGCAAGTATGTTAGGCAGTATTCCACTGCAAAAAAGCACTTTTTTGACTCAAAACCTTCTCTCTCAAGAACTAAGCTGCATCGACAATATTAATAGCAAATCACATCTCGAATATGATGTGCAAGAACTTTTAATTGAGTTTGGTATCACATCTCAACTAATGCTACCAATTAAGAGTAATTCTGGGGAAATTGGAGCAATTGTGTGCAGTCATTGTAGTGGCGATCGCGTTTGGAATAATAGTGAAATTAACCTATTACAAGCTGTTTGCGATCAACTAGCGATCGCTATCGATCACGCACAACTTTATACCCAAAGTCGCGCTGCTACTTTAGAGGCTCAAACTCAAGCTGAAAAACTCACCGAAACCTTGCATAAATTGCAACAAACTCAATCTCAACTGATCCAAAATGA harbors:
- a CDS encoding PAS domain S-box protein, with product MKLIKSEYKQSEEKYSRFFSFSIDLLCIANFDGYFKYLNPVWTKTLGWSIYELVAKPFIEFIHPEDRESTIAVAQKLTQSVDAISFENRYLCQDGSYKWLSWNATGFTEEKLIYAVARDITINKKNEIALNNSIHELEAFKFALNAHSLVAITDRTGRITYVNDLFCKVSQYSPEELLGQDHRIINSEYHTKEFFANLWKTIAQGKIWKGEIQNKAKDGTFYWVDTLIAPMLGQDEKPYQYVSIRTDITQRKLSELALLERSRLSVLSAEVSLALSQSGTLPEILQNCTNTISQYLDISFVCIWTFETQTNQLQLQAGVHCTDISCSALSDTQDFPEHIALVNNIIGLMIQNHQAIFNEELSINNSDKLLNSTLSILRFSAYPLIVEQQIIGIMALFSKQLFTEPTHNLLNWIANNIAVAIDRIWAREEIFSRREALLLRLASQIRSSLNLDMILETAVNEIRSLLQIDRCYFLSYLPHPSQPSLTISYEARNPNLASMLGSIPLQKSTFLTQNLLSQELSCIDNINSKSHLEYDVQELLIEFGITSQLMLPIKSNSGEIGAIVCSHCSGDRVWNNSEINLLQAVCDQLAIAIDHAQLYTQSRAATLEAQTQAEKLTETLHKLQQTQSQLIQNEKMSSLGQLVAGVAHEINNPVSFIHGNLTYANEYFQEMLTLLHLYQQHYPQPEVEIKDFAAKIDFEFIASDLSKLLSSMNMGTNRIREIVLGLKNFSRHDEAEKKLVDIHEGIDNTLLILHHRWKNNGIGLNISIVKEYGDLPLVDCYPGQLNQVFMNILTNAIDALEESMVKIKTNHKPQIIICTEILESKFAVIRIADNGLGMVEDIKKRLFDPFFTTKEVGKGTGLGLSISYQIVVEKHGGILNCVSEPGQGTEFWIHIPI